The sequence TATTAGGGGTAATTCTAGGGAGATCATttatttaaactatattttgtAAACCATATAACGTGGTTGACGATGATTGTATTATTGCTCAAGTattgattaatgtgcttattttttattagtaatACATCAAATGATTTGCAAATATGGTGTAAAAATTTAGTCAACCTAACATTACACCATATCTAAACTTGGGGTGCAAGAAAACCAAACCATACAACTCAATTATTTGAAAGCTTCTctctaatttttagtttttaattatgtgaagcaaaacaagcCAACACTGTGCTTCTTCATCAAGTGTGTATTTTTGCTATTCTATACGGGAAGAACGAGAGTTTGAATTATTACCAATCACATGACTGTTGTATAATACAGGGACTTGGAATATAATTAgaattataaataataaataatagcaAGTGTCACGTGTACTGAGAAGAGTGATATTAGTGGGATTAAATTCATTAGTTTATAAGATGCGGTAGGGAATATGTCGAGCACCAAACATCCAAATCAGTTTGCCAGGTAATTGGGATCGAAAGTCGCCTACATCACATGCCATGTCTGACAACAAGTTTGAATGTATATAATTCCAGTATAAGAAAAACTTGATGCAATTTTGACGATTTCAAGTGGTTAAAATTGCAAAAcaatttcaaagaaaaagacCTCCTCATCCGTCTGCGTATCGTGAACTCCACACAATCTCCGAGAACGATACTTTAGGTTGACACCCAAGTCCCTTTCCTAATCAAACCATTGGAGCCCCAGCCCCATCTTGGTTTTTTCCTAGTGCATGGCCCCCCATGTGTTGTTATATGTATGTCCTTGTTTTCATCGTCCGAATCTCAGAATTGCCATAACGATTTTTGTGAACCATGCAGCTGCATCATGATTTCATGTCAGCCCCCTTCAAATCGAGTACAAACTTACAGTACACATATGGGATGATCTTTTGTATAATGTCCCTATCTATAaacttatatacatatatatatatatatatgtaaacttTTTCTTGTGTGAGATTTGTGGGGAAAGTTCAAGAGGAGGAATGGGAACTCGACGCAGAATGGTCGAAGAGTCAACACCTTTAGCTAAAATGTTGAGGAAGAGAGAACATTATGGCGTCACAAAGTCATGAGTGTTTCAACAAGTTGTGGTACGCGGTAGCTTTGTTGTCAAATTTAGGTAGAGATGTTAAAGAAAACGGAGGGCATGGTacaattttgatgaaaatatgcAGGAGACAGCGACAGTCGTACATCCGCCTGTTGCACAGTGCATGCGAAGTCATCATCCAAAGCACGTATGGGAAAAATCAATGGCACTCATGGGTAGAGAGACTTCATCCCATGTAATGTCTCCATCACTTGCGTGGAGATTGTATATATCTTGGTAGTTGGTATTATTTGTTTTTGAATGGTAGGAAGATTAGATTAATAAACTGGCAGGCATGTAAAACcttcaataaaaaattgcaTATCTTGGGTTTTATGCAACATCTAATATGTTCGATATCTTATCACTCTATTAATTCTAACTCATTAACATTATcactctattaaaaaaaaaatgcaataagATTCCATTTAACATGTTCTAATAGGGAGAGGAACTTACTAACAACATGGACCCCAACCCCATCCACGTTAATCACGCACAGCAGGCAAGTTATCGTAAAAAGCATGCAAACATTAGGAAGAGAATTACCGCTAGGCTAAAAGCTAGTTCGATAGATTTCTGGTTTTATAATAAATATGTGGTGAGCAAAACAACACTACTCTTAGATGTTCCTTGCACTTATATGCAACTAATCCCTCTTCAGCATTCAAGAAAATTAACATAAAACCCACCATGTGAATGTCAATATCTGATCTGAAATGGAAACAACTTCGAAAAATGGATCTACCAGAAAGTAAATTTCCAATATTTGTTCCAATGAACACTTCGACTACAGTTTTTTCAAGCGGTCAATTTTCCTACAAGCTACGTCTGTTTTGGCAAATAACCAGCTCCACTTGTTCTGGCAAAACTTCGGAAGAATACTCCTTTCGGGGATGAGAGCAGAGCTCCGCCGAAGATACAAAGGATCGCCACAGCAAAAACACAAGTAACGAGTTTCGCATACCTAACCCTTCACCGTAGAATTACAAGTTATGTTGGCGGTTTCTAAAGTATACACCTTTCTAAGAACCTTGAGGTAGAATGGCCAAGATGCACTACTTTCATTAATAGGTCCTTGGCCAAAAGGCTGTTGCTCTACAAACTCCTGTATATTTTCAGCTGCAGCCAACCCTTCCAGATAGACCCGAATATCACCTCCAGGACCTGCCATGCATTATGGTCATTTATATTTATCATTTGCCTCCAACCCGTTGAAAAGAATGACATTTGataccattaaaaaaaaaccaaaataaagcAACCCAAGTGCAAAGTAAATATTTCTGTCATCAAGGAGTGGAGCTAGGAAAGATGCATTATTTAACAAAAGGGCGTCCTGCTAATTTCAGTTCCTCTTCTCCCGTAACATTGGCCGTTTACTTTCTAACCAACAAGTTATGAAAATTCTTAGTAAGCAAACAATGTGAAGGTTCTCTTCGCATGTAATGTACAACTCCATCTCCTTATATTGGAGGTAGCTGACAAGTCAATTTGTATGAACTTCTGAATAACTCTTACATTCTCTTTTTCTAGTATATTTCTGGCGAACTTGTTTTTGCGCAGATAACCACATTCAAATGAACCAGAGGATTGATACTAAAGAACGATGAACTCGGAAAATCCAACAAGTGTGTCCCCTCCcaacatttctcaaaacttCATCATTTGCAAACTTTAAAAGAAAGATAGAAAGCAGTAAGGAATATATTTTATTACCTAATGAAGTGTCGCTTCCTCGCTGGAACGTGAATGGATACGGAAACACTGAAGTATGTGCCTATGAGAGAAGAGTTCaatacaaaatcaaaatttagaaTTACTTAAATAAGTATCCAAAAGAAGAGAACAGATGAATTAAAACTGAAGCTTACAGGATTAAGCAAGGCTTTGTAGGGAGAATCATCCAACAACACTGTGTTTGATTCATTATATGCACCCTTCTCCCACGGAAGACCAGGCTCTTGTTTTTCCCATACTCTCCTCAGCTCCTTAAAAACCAAGGTCTTATGCCTATTTTCTAGCGTCCTGAACCCTGTTGCAGTGCAGTGGGATAGATCCTGCAACGCCATCATAAAATCCATCAAGATGTCCACAACTCGGATGCAAGGAAATCAATGTTTGAGCTATTTTATGGTTGCAGGAGCCCATTGGTAGGAAAAGGAATCTATCTAGTGATGATTTGATTCTCTGTCACCAAAGTAATTAGCCGAGAAAAAAGGACGACTCATCTTGACATAACAAAGAAATAATCAATAGACATAGTAATAATATCTAGACAACGATTTGCATGCCATACGAATCATAAAGATTCATGAAAATTCTTTAATTTTGACTCATTGCAATATCATCCCAAACAGTAATTGAGGATAAGAGCAAGCAATAAAGGTTGAATCGAGAATGTTATTGCAATTTCTACATACAAAATGTTAGATGATGCCCAAAACGAACAGGGATATAAGCACTTACCCAACAAAACAGCAACTTGTGCTTCATATCACCCATCAGATAATCAATCACTTTTTCCACAATTCTCCTTCAACAAATTAATAGGTATTGCTGTCACTAACTATTCCTAAAACTAATGGATAAGTTAACAAACCGAGATATTGCTAAAGTAAACAGAGGCAGAAACGAAAATAAAAGttcttaaatttaaaataaaagaataagtgAATAAAAGCAAaacgaaagaaagaaaggatAACAAACTTACTTGGATCTTGAAGACCACACACCCACTTCGAAACGCTCAAAGCAGAACTTAAGAAAATCAAGATAGAAGGGCCTCTTGAAAACTGGACAAAGAAAGTAATGACGCAATTAAAGACGAAGAATAATGAAGTATTAGAGTTTATAAGTGAAACAATAATACAGAAAATTTCTCACTTGCTCGCCGTTGAATTCGTATGTCAGATGCAAGTCCCTTCGGAGGAGGAGAGACTATATCCGCAAGTAGTCCATTTATATCAAGAATAAGAAGCTTTTTCTCTGTATCGCAAACAGGTGTTCTTACAATTGAGATATTTGAAATCCCTGATCTGTTGTCCTCTTCATTCATGGTTTTAACACCTCCTGATGAAATAACTACAATGTCATCACTTCTTTCATCAGATAGACTTAAAGTTGACAATCTATGCATATGATTAGTGTCGCTTTGACCATATTCCCGAGGCAGGTTCTCAGCTAGACCTGTATCTTGCAGTAAATTTGGCTTCTTCATCCtacgtctccttcttcttttctttttcaacaCTTGATTTGACCGCACACGATTTTTGGTTGTTTCTGCACCTGTCTCCATAATTCTAACAATGGAAGGCCGAGGTGCTGCATTCACTAAGAGATTAACTTGGACTTCACCCTTGGGCATTGTGAAGGAACTAGTACTCTTGATCATAAGCTATTATCTTCTTAGAATGACCAGTTTCTACTACCCGTCTAACAAGGTCAGTTTCCCCACGTTCTACAGAACCCTCAATCATTCCCTTTCTCTACTTCCCTGCAAGTTGTGGGCAGTATGGAAACAATGATCTTTTCAACAAGACGGAAAAAATAGCCTTTCTCAATAATTATTTACACACAAGTGCACTACTTTATGAAACATTATATGCACCACATGATCCACAGAAACTGTCAATGtgcataattaaaaaaatagagaaattcaTCTTGTAGCTTATTTACATCATAATTCTTTCCTTGATTATTGGTGATCGATTGTAATTGTATCGTTCCATATACCCGTGGCTGTATCACTACT is a genomic window of Malus domestica chromosome 09, GDT2T_hap1 containing:
- the LOC103442849 gene encoding uncharacterized FCP1 homology domain-containing protein C1271.03c-like isoform X1, producing the protein MIKSTSSFTMPKGEVQVNLLVNAAPRPSIVRIMETGAETTKNRVRSNQVLKKKRRRRRRMKKPNLLQDTGLAENLPREYGQSDTNHMHRLSTLSLSDERSDDIVVISSGGVKTMNEEDNRSGISNISIVRTPVCDTEKKLLILDINGLLADIVSPPPKGLASDIRIQRRAIFKRPFYLDFLKFCFERFEVGVWSSRSKRIVEKVIDYLMGDMKHKLLFCWDLSHCTATGFRTLENRHKTLVFKELRRVWEKQEPGLPWEKGAYNESNTVLLDDSPYKALLNPAHTSVFPYPFTFQRGSDTSLGPGGDIRVYLEGLAAAENIQEFVEQQPFGQGPINESSASWPFYLKVLRKVYTLETANITCNSTVKG
- the LOC103442849 gene encoding uncharacterized FCP1 homology domain-containing protein C1271.03c-like isoform X2, giving the protein MIKSTSSFTMPKGEVQVNLLVNAAPRPSIVRIMETGAETTKNRVRSNQVLKKKRRRRRRMKKPNLLQDTGGVKTMNEEDNRSGISNISIVRTPVCDTEKKLLILDINGLLADIVSPPPKGLASDIRIQRRAIFKRPFYLDFLKFCFERFEVGVWSSRSKRIVEKVIDYLMGDMKHKLLFCWDLSHCTATGFRTLENRHKTLVFKELRRVWEKQEPGLPWEKGAYNESNTVLLDDSPYKALLNPAHTSVFPYPFTFQRGSDTSLGPGGDIRVYLEGLAAAENIQEFVEQQPFGQGPINESSASWPFYLKVLRKVYTLETANITCNSTVKG